A region of Myxococcus stipitatus DSM 14675 DNA encodes the following proteins:
- a CDS encoding HD domain-containing protein: MPTLEDAIALAVEAHRGQRDKAGQPYVLHPLRLMLKLETEEERTVAVLHDVVEDTPWTLERLRERGYPEAVLRALEGLTRRKDESYEAFIERLRPDALARRVKLADLEDNMDVRRLTAVTAKDTERLARYRAAWARLREP, translated from the coding sequence ATGCCCACGCTCGAAGACGCGATCGCCCTCGCGGTGGAGGCGCATCGTGGACAGCGGGACAAGGCCGGCCAGCCCTATGTGCTGCACCCGCTGCGGCTGATGCTGAAGCTGGAGACGGAGGAGGAGCGCACCGTCGCCGTCCTCCATGACGTGGTGGAGGACACGCCCTGGACGCTGGAGCGCCTGCGTGAGCGCGGCTACCCGGAAGCAGTGCTGCGCGCGCTGGAGGGGCTCACCCGGCGCAAGGACGAGTCCTACGAGGCCTTCATCGAGCGGCTGCGGCCCGACGCGCTGGCGCGCCGGGTGAAGCTCGCGGACCTGGAGGACAACATGGACGTGCGCCGGTTGACGGCGGTGACGGCCAAAGACACGGAGCGGCTCGCCCGCTACCGCGCCGCCTGGGCCCGCCTGCGAGAGCCCTGA